A part of Saccharomyces cerevisiae S288C chromosome XIV, complete sequence genomic DNA contains:
- the YIF1 gene encoding protein transporter YIF1 (Integral membrane protein; required for the fusion of ER-derived COPII transport vesicles with the Golgi; interacts with Yip1p and Yos1p; localizes to the Golgi, the ER, and COPII vesicles; homolog of human YIPF3) → MSYNPYAYATSEQNGVNDRFSHTPQQQRPMQIPRNTPVNGQGNANMNANVNGSGGGFPFQDPRGSMAFQLGQSAFSNFIGQDNFNQFQETVNKATANAAGSQQISTYFQVSTRYVINKLKLILVPFLNGTKNWQRIMDSGNFLPPRDDVNSPDMYMPIMGLVTYILIWNTQQGLKGSFNPEDLYYKLSSTLAFVCLDLLILKLGLYLLIDSKIPSFSLVELLCYVGYKFVPLILAQLLTNVTMPFNLNILIKFYLFIAFGVFLLRSVKFNLLSRSGAEDDDIHVSISKSTVKKCNYFLFVYGFIWQNVLMWLMG, encoded by the coding sequence ATGTCTTATAATCCGTACGCATATGCAACAAGTGAGCAGAATGGCGTTAACGATCGCTTTTCCCACACTCCACAACAGCAACGACCAATGCAAATTCCGAGGAACACGCCCGTGAATGGCCAAGGTAATGCGAATATGAATGCAAACGTAAATGGCAGTGGCGGTGGTTTTCCATTCCAAGATCCTCGTGGTTCGATGGCATTCCAACTAGGGCAGAGCgcattttctaattttatTGGTCAGGATAACTTTAACCAGTTTCAAGAAACGGTCAATAAAGCCACTGCAAACGCTGCCGGCTCTCAACAAATTTCAACGTATTTTCAAGTCAGCACCCGTTATGTCATCAATAAATTGAAACTCATCCTAGTTCCTTTTCTTAACGGAACCAAGAACTGGCAACGAATTATGGACTCTGGCAACTTTTTGCCACCAAGGGATGACGTGAACTCCCCAGACATGTACATGCCTATTATGGGACTAGTTACCTATATTCTCATCTGGAATACGCAGCAAGGTCTGAAGGGTTCATTCAACCCCGAAGACTTGTACTACAAACTGTCTTCTACTCTGGCGTTTGTGTGTTTAGAtttgttgattttgaaGCTTGGCTTGTATCTTTTGATCGATTCTAAGATTCCAAGCTTCAGTTTGGTCGAACTGTTGTGCTATGTCGGCTACAAATTTGTTCCATTGATTCTCGCCCAGCTTTTGACCAACGTGACCATGCCATTTAACctgaatattttgataaaattttacTTATTTATTGCCTTTGGCGTATTCCTACTAAGATCCGTCAAGTTCAATTTACTAAGCCGCTCCGGTGCTGAAGACGATGATATACACGTTTCCATCAGCAAATCGACCGTCAAGAAGTGCAATTACTTCCTATTCGTCTATGGCTTCATTTGGCAAAATGTTCTAATGTGGTTAATGGGTTGA